TGAGTTGGTGGAGGCAACAGTTAGGGAGAAGGGGGAGGAGCACATTACTTTCACAGTCAACCTGCTATGGCAAATATGGAAGGATAGGAATGAGATAAACTTCAATGGAAAGGGTAGGGCTCCAGGAGTGGTGGTACATAAGGCATTAACAGAATGGTTAGAGTACCAGGAGATCCAAGGTGAGGGAATGGAGGAAGAGAGGGAGTTAAGGCAAAGGGTAAGGAAGCAAGAAAGATGGGCTGCTCCTGATAAAGGGTGGATCAAGTTGAATACTAATGCTGCCTTGAATCAGCAGACAAATAAAGCTGGCTGGGGTATTGTTGCTAGAGATTGGAAGGGGAAGCTGGTTGCTACATTGGCTTGTCCTTCCTTTACATATTCAGCACCAATACTCGAGGAGGCATTGGCAATCAGAACTGCAATGGTTAAACTGCTTTGGAAGGCTGGGAAAGGATCATTATAGAATCAGATTGTAAGGCTGTAATAGATAGAATACAGAAGGATACGGATGATGTGGTTATATCCACAGTCTTGCAGGATATTAAGCTGCTAAAACATAACTTTGAGGAATGTTGTTTCTCCTTTGTTTGAAGGGAGTTCAACTTTGTTAGCCATAAGTTAGCAAAATTTGCTCTAAATTTAGGGTTTGTTATTGATTGGAAAGCTTGTTTTCCAGTTTGGTTGCTTGATAGTGCTCAAGCAGACATTGAGGAGTAGTTGCTCCAGAATGTGTAACTTGGTTTTGATGAATGAAATGTTGccgttttgacaaaaaaaaaaaccaggtAATTTGTACAGTAATTTGTAATTTGCTATTGGGAGGGCAATAAGCAATTTGGTGGGCAATAGCCAAAAGTTTATCTAGTTGGTATCCTAAGACACAAtataaatccaaaaaaaatagaaagtaAAATAGTtattaaagttttaaaataattatataaccCACAAAATTTTACATATATGGCATTACAGAAAGTAGTATAGTATTCTAAATAATCTCATATCCAAACACCGCTAATGAGGACtatatatttcaaataatctcatGCCCAAATACCATTAATGATTTCATGAAAGAAAAAATGTGCAAATAattcactatccaaacaaaatatatgggacaagtttttgaaaaaaaaaatgtcgtAGCATTTtttaatgtgatgtatgtgagataaaaagatgtttgaaaaatgtattaatgatataaacaaataaaatgtgCAAATAACTCACTATCCAGACAAATTGTTCTTTTGCAATATTAAAATgtattataaaaatttgaaatatgtaAGGTAGaaagataaattaaaaaaaaaatgtgttcacaaaaagtttaaaaaattttggaaaaaaaaaaaaggtaatccAAACAGGACTCCAAATGGACGAACCATACGCAATTGCTATAGACCAATGATGATGAAACGCGGAAATGTTAAAAGCGGCAGCGGGAGCGTTTAAAGACAATAATGATGTAATTGCTTCCGTAATCGAACCTAATAATTGGACTCAAATCAATGCACCCACCTTCCCGGGCGGATGCAAAAACGGTATTCACTGTGGCCGCCGCGCCGCCGCCGCCGCGTCACACATATCGTATTCTTCTTGAACACAAACCCCCATAAGGTTTGTCACAACACAAGCGTGGCAGGTGAATTATGTAATCCCTTACGTCTGGGGAGCGTCCACCTGAAGCTTCCGCATACAATTCCTATCGTTTGACAATTGAGGTTACTTGCATTCTTCAATTTCATATCATTTTATGTACATTTAGGAGCAGTATATAACATCACTGATCACCCCATAAACTAATGCATATTAGTTGTGGTTATTTCATCCAAAAGGGTCCATCTAAATGTCAATGATTGGccaaaaatgaaaatgcaaaaaatttaCAGTTTCTCCATCATGCATTATGATTAAATACTACGCGCAAACCACATTTAAGACTTCCATTAATGATTTGCATTTTGATACTTCCCTGTCCCATTTTAATAgtcctagttttttttttcacacagtttaaggaaaagtaattaattttattagaaaaacaaatttagattgctatttttctaaaatacccttacattaaatagagtacaattttatattaattattcatGGAAACTTGAATTGATAGTTTATGGAAATTTGAATTGATGGTCAAAAAATAATCAATCCTCATTTTACGTTAAGTTGGGTATGTTATATTCAataataatttatattaaataaggtAATTTATACTAATAACAACCTACATTGAATAAAgatattttagagaaattaaaagataactacatttttcaattgaaaagtgAACTACAGTTTGAGAcagataaaaaaggaaaataggaCTATCCAAATGACACACCCTTATTAATTATTCGTCCAAATTGGGATGGTATTGGCAATTGGCATTTATTTATTGGGTAATAATGGAGCCTCATTCATAGAAATAAGAGTCACAAAAGCAATAGATTCCCTAGCAACAAAACGAGGCATGCACACTTCCTAGGAATTGCCATTCATGACTCATGAGCAGTCCCCTTCGCTTACTTTATGGTCGTAAAATTCAGTGATGGGGATGTTATATTATCAACTTTGAAGATGAAAGAAGTGGATAGAACTTTTGGGTCTCCTACCCTGCAATCTTCTTCGTCACTCCCTGAAGGGCCCTCCGGTCGAATGTCGATTCTTTTGTGGTTTGAACTTTGAATTGGCTTTTCATCAGCCAGAGCAGCTACATTCATTTCATTCTACCTCCAGCATATCAGTAAGAGCCGCCTATACTAGGCAGTTTTGGCTGTATATTAGAGTCTTGGTTGTCAAGATAGCTAGTGCCTTCCACTTGCAAGAAACACAGCACTTGAGCATTTGAGACTCTAAATTTGATCTGTAATGAATTAGTAGGATCCTTTAGGTTTCTAAGCGAGGAGGAATGGGTTGGATGGTACGGAAGGTGAAAATATAAGCGAGAGGTTTCGAATTTGAGAGCTCCCATCTCGCTCACACTGAAccgaaaaaaagaagaagagcatCCTTGTTTCCTGTCTTCTTCCTCAGAACCCAAGATTCAGGGACATGATTTGTTGATAACCATCATATATGCTCAGCACTGACAAACACTCTTGACTCTGGCGTCATAAAGGATCACAATAAGATAGTATAATAATATCAGCATCTGCTAACTAGGCAAACCCAATACGTGCTCTAAAGCAACATAACGCTTCATTACTTGAGAATTACACGCAAGGCTTTAAATTTGATAAACTTTGGCTGGGGATTAGTCTGCACAAGCATACACGTCAGCGGAGAACTTAaaagattcacaaaattttcCCCACTCTGGCATCCCAGCAGAGACTTGGTGTCCATTAGTTGACCATGTTGGCTGCCAAATCAACTTAGTATACCAGTTCCGCCCTGTTTGAAACCCAAATTTTTTGACAAGTTTATCtgctacaaattttttaaaaactttaattacaatcattttaaaaaacttctcaaagtttttaaactatacacttcaaaatattcaaaaatttacacacttcaaaaaatttttaaaaaacttctacacgaaactacaataaaattttagacaaacattcaaaaaattcacttgccaaATGGGGCCACTGTCTTTCCTTGCACCCATCTTGGTTAAGGCCCAAGGTCCCAGTAATACATGCAATTGGAAGAGACAGCAGTCAACGACAGGAtacaatggaaaaaaaaaaaaacttgatatGGCATCAAGGGCTAGGCGAAATTAGCAAAGAATTCGCGAGTCCACGAACCATAACAAATTATCCTAGTCGATCCTGGCTTACTACACAAGTAACAAAAGTCATTGTATTATcatggtaccaagttttctgTTATTGCTTAGAAAAACAAGGGTACTGTGTTTCAGCAGTTACCACAAatcttggaagatcattaggagAAATTTACTCGGGAAATGAAAGCCAAATGGCTGGTTGACAGCATGGGAAAGATGATCAAAACCTGACAGCACGTGTGAAAAAGCTGAGCCCAACTAGAATATCTCCAATTGTAGAAATTGAGCAAAGAGCCACACTGCTAACGAGGGTGCAAATTTTCAGTAGACGCTATCCCAAGCCAAAAGCGTATGATGTCATAAAAAAGATACATGAATTCACAGCAACAGCAAAGCATAATATAAACATCGCAAAATGTAAGATAGCAATAAGATCCTGTTATGATATCCATAAGAGTTAATGCCAATTACATCATCCTCTTCAATGCTAGGCTAATGGCCATTCTACAAAGCACAGATATTCAAAAGTAAccataaaaatgaaaagattgCTATATCATAGCTTGACCTCCACATCAACCCCAGCAGGAAGGTCGAGCTGCATCAGTGAGTCAATTGTTTGGGCAGTGGGGTAAAGTATGTCAATAAGACGTTGATGAGTTCTGATTTCAAAGTGAAACCTGGCGTCTTTGTGGACATGGGGAGATTTCAGAACACAATACACCCGCTTCTTGGTTGGTAACGGCACAGGACCCATTGTCTTTGCGTTTGTATTCTTTGCAGCATCCATTATCTGCTTGCATGAGTCTTCTATCAGGGGTACCCAATATGACCTCAATTTGATCCTAATCTTCTGCTTTGGTGCTACCTGAAAACGTGTTTTTTTGGTAAGTATAGACGTACAGTACATGTCTTTCTTAGATAATAAAATCCAGCAAGTACAACTATAAATGGCTCAAAACTTTCATCTGTAAAAAGGCTTTGCAATTTTCGACTGTTGTGCAATCGCCACAACATGACATTTAGGCCATCAGATAGCAATTAGATTAGCCTGTTTTTTGctagtttcttcttcctctgtGTGATGCTGTAACTTGAATTCAGTCTGGATAGAAAGTTTCCCAAGTTCCAATAGTTATCCACAGGACCAAGAACTAGCTCTTGGAGCCATGTAAATCTTTATATATCCTCCTATATAGAATGCGATTACACGAGCATTCCACTAATTAATCAGTTGGTGATGTTGTAGCAATCCAATCACAGAAGGCCCATGGACAAGATCAATTTCATGATAGTCATGTTTCTCAGTTATGAGAAAGCTTTGGACATGAGTGAGATGTCGAGATACCTTAACTAGTTAATTATCTCCCTTGGAGAGGTATCTCAAAAGATGACCTCACATTTCCAGCTTTGTTTGTTATTGCAGCAAATCTGAATATGGAATCATCTCATGTAATAATGATGGGCAAAGCCCGATTCTGTGACAGTCAATACCAGAACTGATGCATCGTGTAGGTAATATAATCATCTTATGTCAACTGAGGGAGGAAACTAAGGAAATGATTTATGAAATTACTTGGAGATAGAAAGACAAAACCAATCAAATGGTCCGTCAAGCTGAAACTTCAAGACAAACATTGTCAGCCAACCAGCACAGTATTAGTAAGGCAAAGCTCTAAATACGAAGCACAATTAAGGAAGGAAATTGAAGACCAAAAACTCAAATGACCCATATATCAGGCACCCTTTGACTGATTCTTGATGAAGCATTTCATATAAAACTTTGTTCTTGATGTAGAGTTGTCATGACTTTGAATataaaatcaaattaaattgaGAAAATAATTCCCAAGCTAGTGACGGTCAATGGAGTCTACATCCGAGGAGTttacaaataaaattaagaatcaAACCTATTAATGTTGGCTAGGAATAACAAGGTAAGTATATCTATGAAAAATCTTCAACAATTGCATATACGAGTTTGGCAAACTCTCATGTTGCCACTCGAGTATCTAGCAGCAAAATAAAGCCATTGTGATTAGTCGGTTCGTTTTTTTGGCTGCTCCCAAGAGATTACTCAAATCTGACAAAACTTGTGAAGAAGTAGCATATACTGCGAACCTCCTCAATACATTATAACAGAATAGCTGAAATTCCAAAAATCGATCTTTAGAATATCATTTTTGTTCCTTAAATTTGCCAAAAAGGATCTTTTGTTCAGGAAATGTATTGGCTCAGAGTTGCATTGAATTGCTTAATTTCGGAAGCGCAAAACGCAGCTAGAGACATTATTGatgaaaattcaaaatacaaaaaaaagaacACGTCATATTTACCACGTATCAGCACAATATCATGGTGATATAATTCAGATATCCAAGAAATCTATTAAACCAAAGACCATAACCAccctttagaaaaaaaaaaaaaaaaaaaggaaagggaaaaaagaaaaagagaccCGGAAAGTTTCTAGTCAGAATTCATAATGGGCTCACCCTATCAGAGTCACCACCAGCACTCAACGTTTCAACACCAGAATCCTCACCCTGAAAACCCCACAAAAGAACACTCCTCAACCGCAAAGTTCAAAATACAATCTTGATCAATATTTAACTAAAATAGACtacaaaaagccaaaaaaaaaaggggataaaaataaaaagaattagcAAACGAAAAATGAAACCTGAAAGCCAGTGGAGTCAGCAGTGTCCAAGACTTCAGGGGCAGCAGAGACTGTTGAAACTAAAAATCGAGAGGATTTTCCCAAAAGGGTCGGCAGTTTTGCCTCATTTGAAGgcaaagaaagaagagaaagcttGGGTTTTGTGGAGATTGTGGTGGAAGACGAATTGCATATTGGAAAAAGTGTGGTAGAAAGTGACGAAGATGACATAGCTATTActtaattttttgaattcagcttcacttcttttctttgttttccaattttggttCAGGCGTTGTCTATGAAGTATGGGAAGCTGGGAGCAAATCGTCCCGCAGACCGAGCTTTGCAAATTTTGAGGTTTATCCTTAGAATTTtcgaatttttatttattttcatttctgtTGACACCATGTGTTGTATGGGCCAATGCATATTTAGTCGGTACATTTGTTAGAGTAGAAGTGGGTGGGTCCAGTACTATTGGGTAAAATATGAACTGGGATGAGCCCATTATTTACAGATTGTACCTCGGACCCAAAGTTAGGGCGATTTTATCCACGTAAGATTCCTCTGATTTAGGCCCAAGTTTAGCCCAACCCCAACTTGTGGTACTTTTAAGTTTTACTCCTCTAGAGATGTTTCTTTCTAGTTCAATGTTTGTTTGAGAGAGATCAAGCACACCAACAAATTaatctttttttcctttgggCAAATGATATATACTAAAGTCAAGTAATTCTAAAATGTGGGTTGTGGTTTTGTTGACGAATTTCTATTGGCATGAGATTTGTCAGGCCTCTAGATCCATTGTCATCCTCAGATCTTGAATTGATTCTGAATCTGGTGAAATCGTGAAATTTTGGAGTTGGAAAGGGGCgaaagagaaagggagagaattGAGAGAGAGTAGGAATAGAGAGAGAAAGTATTGGGAAGAGGGAAATTCTGTTATAAACTTCTGATGCCTTTTTCCGCCAATCAAAGCAGTACAAATAGGATGAAGTAACCGACAATCAAATTTGCTAACTAATTCTGTTATGCGCTACACGACGTCGTGCTAATGAGTTGGAGGACCCTCCACGACGTCGTTCTACCTATTGCTGGTTCTACTACATTTAAGTGGAACGACATCGTTCAGTTATTGAAGCTACTACTAACATTTAAAAGGAACGACATCGTTGCGCATTGGGGCAAAATCAATTTGTCTAATTTGGGAAATCAATTGTTGTGTCCTGACATTACCTTCCCCTTTTTTAACAGTCTTGTCCTCAAGACTGGAACTGAGGAAACTGAGCGTGGATGAAGTCTTTATCTTCCCACGAAGCTTCCTCCTCACTCAGCTGACTCCATTTGATCAAGTACTGGATCACTGACTGTCCATTCCGCATGATCACCCTTCTTTTCAAGACCAGTTCAGGTTGTAGGGGGCATTGATCCTCCCTGTCAAGTTCAGGGAGTGTGATCGCCACTGATTGCAAAGGCCCTATCTTTTCCTTGAGTAGCGAGACATGGAAGACTGGGTGAATGCGTGCCCCTGCTGGTAACTTGAGACGGTAGGCAACTGCACCAACCTTGGCTTCAATCTGAAATGGTCCATAGAATCTAGCAGCTAGCTTAAGGCACTTCCTGATGGCAACTGACTGTTGCCTATAAGGTTGTAATTTCAAGAAAACCCAATCCCCCACTTCAAAGGTTCTTTCTGTGCGATTTTGATCAGCAAAGTGCTTCATGCGTTGCTGAGCTTTCGCAAGATGATCCTTGATACTACTGGAAATTCTCAGCCTTTCCTGGAGTAGTTGAGATGCAGCTGGAATAATGGTGTCAAGGTGAGGCCCCAAGGGCAAAGAGGGGGGTTTGTAGCCATATAGTGCCTCGAAAGGTGTTAACTGGAGGCTGGAATGATAGGAGGAGTTATACCACCATTCTGCCAGAGGAAGCCACCTGCTCCAGTTGTGAGGGAATTCCCCAGTCATGCATCTGAGATAAGTTTCTAGACACTGATTGAGTCTTTCGCTCTGCCCATCTGTTTGAGGATGATAAGCAGAACTATACCTCAATTCTGTGCCTACCATCCTGAATAGTTCCTGCCAGAATGCACTAGTGAAGATCCTATCCCTGTCAGTTACAATGGACTCAGGAATTCCATGTAGCTTAAAAATACTTATCCAGGAAGAGTAAAGCCACTTGTTTTGCTGTGAATGGGTGAGTCAAGGCAAGGAAGTGGCCTACTTTGGTAAACCTATCAATGACAACCATTACTGCATTATGCCCTTGAGAATCTGGGAGGCTTTCTA
Above is a genomic segment from Coffea eugenioides isolate CCC68of chromosome 5, Ceug_1.0, whole genome shotgun sequence containing:
- the LOC113770713 gene encoding 30S ribosomal protein S10, chloroplastic isoform X2, with protein sequence MSSSSLSTTLFPICNSSSTTISTKPKLSLLSLPSNEAKLPTLLGKSSRFLVSTVSAAPEVLDTADSTGFQVAPKQKIRIKLRSYWVPLIEDSCKQIMDAAKNTNAKTMGPVPLPTKKRVYCVLKSPHVHKDARFHFEIRTHQRLIDILYPTAQTIDSLMQLDLPAGVDVEVKL
- the LOC113770713 gene encoding 30S ribosomal protein S10, chloroplastic isoform X1; translation: MSSSSLSTTLFPICNSSSTTISTKPKLSLLSLPSNEAKLPTLLGKSSRFLVSTVSAAPEVLDTADSTGFQGEDSGVETLSAGGDSDRVAPKQKIRIKLRSYWVPLIEDSCKQIMDAAKNTNAKTMGPVPLPTKKRVYCVLKSPHVHKDARFHFEIRTHQRLIDILYPTAQTIDSLMQLDLPAGVDVEVKL